The genomic segment CGTTTATCTTAAGtgaaattgtttattttgttataaaattattacaaataatgactttttttaCAGCTGGACTATTTGTATTACTCAGATGTAGAAGGCCAGGCTGTTATCATAACAGAACAATTCTTACAACGTGCAGAATGTAGTTTAAATCAATGAACATTGAAGTAACAGCCACACTTTAtcatatctatctatctatctgtctatccaGTCATAAGTCATAACATGCCACATTTTGTCCCTCACTTAAGTGTTGTTTTGAGGCTATTTATAAAGTTggagtttttatgtttgtttgtttttcaggagtgAATCAGAATGTGTTTCAGATATTTTGTAAATAATTCAGACGAAGAAAATGAGTACAGATTGATACGACAGTAAAAGCATTAAGTGTAAATCAAAGAGTTTTTAAGGTTCAGACATGGCTACCTGGAAGGTTGAACATCTGGTTGTTTCAGTTCTTGTCGGAAAAAACTCCAGAAAGACACAGAAACcgagagaaatacaaaaagtttgacattttcatgGTCGAGTCAGATCATTGTCTCGGCCTTTTTGACGTGGATTGTGAGAAAATCTTCTACATATATGACTTTACCCAGGTACTCACTTTACCCAGCCTCtataaaaaacctttttaatatATGTATGCAAGGGAAAACAATTCTAGTGTAGTCTGCTCAGCTGTGATCTGCTACACATGCAGTGCCACAATGGGGTCAAATCACCATCTGCTCTTATGAAAatgatgtgattaaaaaaagttttctgtATTATGCACTGtaagaaaaatattttctctgaAAAAATATGCAGTTACCAATGTAGTTATTTCAGCTGAGCTCTTAATGGTTGATATTTATTATTAGATTCGTATATTAATCGTCTTTTTGGTCCAcgtataaaaacacattcagtttGATTCAAAGATGTAACATAATCATAACTCCATGTATTTATGATTTAGTGTTCTTGTGGATATGTAATATTGTCTATTCAGCAAAGCCTGTATCGGTGTACAGTTACTATCTGGAACGTATGTTGATGATGCTCCAACCAAGTTGTGCTCCTTTgacaggaggagatggaggtcAATGGGTCGAGCGGCGGGACTCAGAAGTCGGTGTGTGTGAGGACGGGCTGTAACAACCCAGCTGTGGAGAGCAACGACTGGGACAAAGAGTACTGCAGCAACGAATGTGTGGCCAATCACTGCAGGTGTGTACCCGCTTCACACACGTACTTTAAACTGTTGGTTTCAGTGCACTTTGGAGAAGCTTTGTTAACCtgatatttttctatttttcagagATATATTCAAGACGTGGTGTTCGATCAGAAATCAGAACATGGGAACAGTCAAATGAAGGACATCATCAAAGTGTATTCATCAATAGGAGCCAGCGTTAAAGGTCGGAGCAGGGATGCAGAACTGATgcagtatgtaaaaaaaaaaaaacgctttttACAGCAGTGTCGCCGTGTCCTCATCGTTTTATACTTGTACTGTAGGTTCGACAGTCGCTGTTTGACACTTAAAAAAGTAGTATTTGTAAATGGTACTGAATTAGGACAGCGATTCCACGTTGGTCTTTTTTTTCGACACAGCATATTCTGATGAAGTGTTACATTTGATGATCAAAACAGCCTTCAGTTTGTCTTCAAGGCACGACAAGGCAGCTAGAGAAAGATCAAGTCCACACAGGTCAGTTCCACACGTCTCCGACTGAAACAGTTACGACAAAAGGGATCAACATTTCACcttctttttatttccactggtttaaaaacatgtttgttcagTGCCATCTTTTACATTTACAAGACGTGCTCTGACGTGTTTGATGGGTCATATCTCATAAAATAAAGTGAGGGACTTGTACATCTTGTCTCTACGCAGCTGTTTTGTACTGTACTGAGGATTATGGCCTTCCATGTCTaataatgcttttgtttttgtaaaacattcagTTGAGATCATTTTAGTTGTTAGTAAATGCTCGACTTCAGTGTTTCTTAATAAATGAGAAGTTATGCTCAAACAGATCTTCCTCTTCTTGGTTTCGTATAACTGCTGATCCCGACTCGTTGTAGTATTATGAAGGAGAAGGTGGCTACTGATACCAACTGTAGATGTGTACATCTCGACTGAAGTCACAAGTGTTTGCGTCAGAGAAAACATTTGGTGAATCAAGAGTTCCCCCTCTCATGTCTAGACGAGGTGTGACATAATGTAATATCTGACATGTTGCCCTgtacttctgtttctgtcagcaTCAGTTCATTTTTATGGTTCATATTCGTGACAAAACTTTGTGATTTTGAAATATTAAGCTAAATATTAAAGagttcattcttttttttaattgaaactgATTTTCTCCATTAAACAAAAGACCCTCACCATTAAGCCAAAGTCAAACACAATCTCGTCGTAGTCGTTCAGTATTTCAGACACTTGGAAAGCAAACCAGTCCATCTTTATAAACACTGTAGAACAGTTAAAAATATTGACACATCCTTAATTAAAAGGACAATATATTCACACCATGATACACCTTGTGTTACAAAACTATATTCCTGAGTTGATTGACATcttttggcttttattttttacccgTCCACATTGAGTTCAGCCTTTGTTCTTTCTTCTTCGGCTCCAGTGATAAATATTGTAATAGTCACTTTAGGGCTCATCACGACACTTTGACAATGGAGGCTCTGCTGGGGGGGTCGATGCCGTAAAGCCCCAAACCCAGGCACACCGGCTCGGTCAGTTTAGCCTTGAACTCGTGTAGATGTTTGATGGTGGACTCCACAGCGCTGAATCTAATGCTGCCTTCTTCAATATTGACGCTCACTGCTATGCGGCTGCTCTGCAAGGTAGCAGGGAGAAGCGTCTTTTCTTTGTCGTGATATGCGAACAGCTTTCCTTCCCCGTCGTGCGAAAGGCTCCAGGACTCTGCGTTGTTTCCGAAGGCGCTGCTGTTCTTGCGTTGGATGCTCTTGTAGGACACGGCGATGTCCCAGTAtccctcagcctccacctcccACGTGTGAGTACCAGAGGAGAAGCAGCGGGCGGAGAGGACCTGCGGGGCGTCATCGAAGCGTCCAGTTCTGTTGGGGTAGAGCAGTTTGGTTTTTACTCTCTCTGCTGTTCTGAGGTCATCGGACACTCCGAGGAAAGGACTGGCTGAGTCCAGATCAACTCCTGAGAAACACACGGACTGATTCagtttacatttgacttttacATGAACTGAAAcgttaataattaaaaaacaagtaaTTGTGCTCCTACACTTAGCTGTGAATAATACTCTACTTAAAGAGGCTGTTAGTTTTATGGACCactcctctgtgtctgtttctcaAAGGAGCTGAGATCTGATGTATATAATAGTTGTTAGTAGTCCCTTCTCTTGAAATGTCCCTGATCTTTGTCCAGACTTCCACACTGCAAACATTTTCTATCATGATTGACCATTAGAACAGATCAGAGTGGGACTTCTTCTGCCCAATGAAACCTTCCTCTCTCAATACGCAAGTCAGGGTCACTATCTTCACAGCATTACCTTCCATCACATTATCTGCTGAGGGGCCGATACCGGACTCAATCAGTCATCAGATGATACATCGGTGCATCCTTAGAGATTATTACAGTTGGGCTAACAAATGAAAGATCAGTAACTTCATTGAGTACACAGGTGGGTTATTCTCATGAAGCCTGACTTAATCTGCTCTAAACATTAGCCTATGGTTGCTAGCTAATTTCAGATATTGATCTGTGGCCACTTTGCTGACCTTATGATTCTTCTTATTCCACTCTTGTGTTTTCACATTCATAGATCACTTTCTTATTTGACTGCACACTTGGTTCCCTCTGCTCTAAAGCTCAGATTGTGCAGTTTGTTTGCTCGCCTTAACATCAAATATAAACTGCTTTAAGAATTGAATGTATAGCAACCagcttgtttctctgtttggatCAGGTTTGTTAGTTTTTGCATGCAAACAAActcctctgttgttgttttttacctgGAGAAGCTTTGAGTACTTGAATATAAACAGATTGTGTAAAGACTTCATACAGGTTTCAGGATGCAATCCTAGTGGTAAGTGTGCTCAATATaaagaggctaaagtcctcgaGAGCAGGCagccgggttcaaatccgacctgtctctctctctctctctctctctctctctctctcaccccggtcctatctctcaattaaaggcataaaaatcccaaaaataaatcttaaaaaaaagagagtggaTCCAGGTTTCTGATCATTCTTTTCCAAGCTCAAAGGTGCGTCGAGTTATACAAgtcggagaaaaaaaaagaaaagatgtttaACCATATAGTGACGTTGTTTATGTTGAAATACAAGTTGAGGTCTAACAATAGATGCAAATTGTGATTTTATTGTTCATCCattaatgaagaaaagatgaagtTCAATCCAGAGAGGAGCAAAACAATCCAGGCAGCTAGGAACCAAACTGAAGAGGATCAGAAACCTGGTTAACGTTACAATCATGAGATGACGGTGATATGAAAAGCAAAATGTTTATGTCCCCCCTCTGATTCATCTCCTTTAATGCTCTAGCCTTATTACTTTTAAATAGATCATTCTGTACCTTGATTTTCTGTCTCTGCGTGGTGACTCTTCATGGGATGATCAACCAAGAGTTCTATGTAGGAGAAGGggagaaaggaggggggggggggttatttaTAAGATTTATTAGCTGGAAGACACAGAAAGCTTGTAGAGGTTTGCTGAGTTTCtgtaagtggaaaaaaaatgattaaaccAAAGTGATGTTGACCAGAACTTGTCTCTTTGAGATAGTGTCTACTCTCTCATAGTAGCGCTGCTTCCAGTCAAAGCTCACTCGACAAAAacaactctagattaaaaaatataacctTGTAGGAGCATGGAGGACTGTCGATACCCCCCTTGTTTAACAAATCTCTAATGGGGAAGAATCTGCCAACAGGAGGGTGATTGATTATCAGGTGACCCTCAAATTTATGCTAATTAAGGACGGCCATGTATCACTCTTTTTGTGTAGGACCTGGGGTGGCTCAGCTTTTCTTAAAAACAAGTAGTGgggctctgagaaaaaaaaaaaagggaaccacTGACAGTGGAGCTGGTGATGGAATTTAAGAAAAACGCAGCGGCCACTGTCCCCATCAACCTCTGGGATTCTGCTGTTTCCACTCTGGAGGCTTTCTTCTTCCTGGGGACAATCAGAACTCAGGACCTCAAGTGGAAGCTGAACATcagcagaggatgtacttcCTGCAGCAGCTAAGCAAATTCAACCTGCCCAAGACAATGATGGTGCACTTTTACACCACCACCGTTGACTCCaccctcacctcctccatcaCAGCCTGGTAAGCTGCGGCAACTGCTGAGGACAAGGGCAGGCTGCAGCGTATcctgtgctctgattggctgcaatCTGCAATCTGCCCATGACCTGGACACCCACAGGACCCTGAGCTGTGCAGGTAAACTGGTGCTCGACCCCTCTCACTCCAGACAAAGGCTCTTTGAGACCCTCCCTGCCGACAAGGGGCTGAGGTCACTCAGGACCAAAACCTCACACCCAGAAACTGAGATAGTTACCACCTGTTCAAACACTATTTATGATCTTACACgtcctttaaaatatatataaattacTTAATGAAGATCAAACATGAACAAGTAAGGTGCAGGTGGGTCAAATGGTGttactgtttctgtttcttggtCTTAATCCTGGGTGAAGCTCACCATTTACAGGCAGTAGTTAAATTGATAATTGACATGATGTAACAGTGGTATCGCTTTTCTGAACTGACAAACAGAGcctttaaaatgcaaatattaaACTCCATATTTTCCCTCAGTATCAGCGAACACTGCGCTACATGTTTGAACACAATCGACAGAAGATTGCGAGCTAAAGTGTAAATCTGTGGCCCTTCATTAACGAACATGCTGCTGAATtctcttgtgtttgttgtcgTCGTGTGAGGAGGTGTTAAAGGGGATCTTACTTGCGACACGGTTCTGCTGCGTCTCGAGGGCTTTCACTAGTGACTGGTTCTCCACAGCGTAGTCAGAGGCTGGttagagacaaagacacacatcaGTTCATGATGTCGCACATACGAGAACAAACCCCGACTAGAGATTGGCTTGTCTTACCATAATACAGAACAATGAACCACAGGAAGAGCAGCATCCCCGTGACTATGTTGAAGGGCCAGCCAGCAGGGTTCACTTTTGGTTTCTGTCCGCAGGGAAAAACAGtattaagattttaaaacataCTAAATCCTTTCAAACGGAAGCAAAATGCTTCTTTATGCTGGATCATTGTAGAATCCATATTACAAAGAGAACCATGGAGACCTGCTGCATCTCTTACTGTAAGTGTCATGAGATAACTGTTGCTGTGATTTGGTGTTATATAACAAAAAATGTCAGATTGATGGATTAAAGTCAATGATATAGACACTTGAACACTTCTTACCTTGAGTGTTTTCACCAACTCATTGGCTTCTTTCATTTGCTCCTCAATGATTTTGAAGTTCTGGTCCATGTACAGCTGTTGAATACATACACAGTTCTATTCTTAAAAATCAGGCTTTGTCCATACGTAATCATCTGGGCACTTTGGCATCTtccctttatttctttttgcaAAGTAACCACGGCCATCTGGAGGTATCAGATATTTTACAGGCTTCAGAAATAATACAGCACTGGATCAATTCCTGTGAACTCACTAACTAGAGGTATTCAATCATTTAATTACTAACTTTAGGTACGATTGATTTCATGGATCAACTCTCCATATAGATGCCGGTACTTTAATCTTTAAGATCCTGTTTCACATTGAACAGTTGTGACACATCAAACCACTGATATTCACTCCACGTGTTTGCTCACAAATGACACTGTTTTGAATTTTACATTGTATAGCCTGAAGTTTaagtgtaaaacattttaaagtgaaattaTGAAGGTATAATGTCcaaaattcattttaatattgtaaaaatctaaaataaccTACAGTATGTAAAAGGAGAGTAAACTGGCTTTCCAAACCCAAGAAAAGTTTAGCTTTGGCCTAAAAAGACAGATAAGCGGATAAACTTTGAGATATATATATCATCCCTATAATCACTcgtcttctcctccttctgCCTCACTGAGGACAGACACTTGCAGGTTGGATGGGAGGGGCAGGGAACATGTAGAGAcaggagatttattttttttccagatctTCATTTTGTAATTTAACAGAAGACACTCAAAGTTGTTTTATGACTGAAGTGTTGGATCAAATAGAAATATTCATCaggtttgtatgttttcttttgtatcaGCATTTCCAAAAGGTTCAGCCTGAAGTATTTGATATCATTGCACATATTTGGATTTCTTTGAATTCAAAGCTAAGGATTTTACATAAATTTAAATTAACTAGGTGGGTTAGGGAGGATGGGTTAAAGAGAAACTTCTGAATTCTCAGGGACCAGAAAATCCAGTTTTCCTGCAACATACTCGGCTTCAGGAATTCCCCCTCAGTTGCTCTCAGGTTATCAAAACTGTGGTGTTATTGAAAACTCACTGTCAGCTGTCGTCGCAGGACAGTACAGGCCTCGGTGGTCTGGTTGAGCTGCTTTCTCTCAAAGGCACACATGTTGCAAATGTAGCGTCTGGACGTGTTGCAGTAGTACTTGAGCACTTTGTCCTCATGCTGTGGGCATTTCCTCTCCAGGAAGTCACACAGAGGACTGACCAAGGGATGGCCTATGTAAACCGGCAGCTCGTGGTGGTTCTTGGCGTGCTCGTCGCACATTGACACCTCACACTTCAGACAGGTTTTCTTGGCCAGAGTTGTCTTCTCTGAGCAGAAGTCACAGTACacactttttctctcctgttaaCAAAAGTTAGGATGAAGGGCGGAGTGAAGGAGGTAGACATTTCTTGACTTTTTGAGTATTTGTTTTAGCTTTccacaaaatatgtttattctCAATATCTTACAAGATGAAATAGATGTAAGGTGAAAAGTCTTAAGGGTAACTTACCTTCCTCTTCATGTTCCCTCTGAACTCCTCTGCGATGCTGGACAGTGCGTAGCTCTTCTGTATCCTCAGGACCGCTCCAAAATACCCCCTGCAGTCCGGGCACCGGAAGGGAACATTTGAGGCGAGATCCAGCATGCTCTCCAGGCAGCTCATGCACAAGCTGTGGCCACAGGGCAGCTGCCGAGGATCCTTAAAGATGTCCCGGCACACTGGGCACGTCAGCATCTCCTCCAGGTTTACCATATTTGTGTCTGCCATTGTTGGCCCCTCTTCTCCAAAAGGTTCCATGAAAACAGACAACAGAAAGGAGTAAAGTTCAGACTTTGACCAGCCTTTAAATGTTGCTTATGAGATAACCAACGAAAGGTAATGACGTCTGATGGGTCAAATAATTATTGCATTTTAAAGTTCAAGCTGAGAAAGGCCGTCAGTGTTGCCTGTTGTCCTTCATCGCTCAAAGTGAAagcaccttttttatttttactgtgtaTGAACTTCCTGGTGGGCGGGgccgaagaggaggagggttgaGACTCCTGACATGATAGATCACAGGATcacatgatgaaaacacaagtttaacAAATGGTTAAACtagttctttttttatacagatGTTTTATGGACCTTTTTTTATTCGCTAATAGACTTTGACACGTCGAGTCAAAACATGTgaaattatcattttaaattgCTCTGTTCAATAAACACCTGTGTTTGTCCAAGCTTACAGTTTATGGCAGTAAATCTATTGACGTGATTGTTTCCACCTGTGCATAATGAACtgaaaacacctgtgtgtgtgtgtaacatgtctgtgtacacacacatatctcCGACTGACAATGTTTTCTACCTGTTCACTTTTTATGGTGAACAATAGGctatgtatttgtttgtttagtgaCAGAAGTGGCTCTCGGCATGTCGTAACTTtaagacataaaataaaaacctactCACTCAGTTGTTTGTTGACCCTTGAGCAGATTGAAGGATTAGAAGTTCAATAATCAGatttaaattcataaaaaaaaacacaccctgaTTAATGTTTGTGTCCATGGTAACAGGACATGCTCACAGATCATTTATCCTAACTTATCATGTCGGTTGATTCGTCAAAATGTTGTTATTGAATAAACCAAAACTGCGTGGATACGCCTTCGAAACATcgcacttcctgtttacatctcCCAAAGCATTATGGGAACCCATGCGGctaaaatgcattattttctAATAAGAAGAAACCGAAATGATAAAACCTAGAACATTTGTTTCGAGTTTAAAGTGAATTTCTTTATGTTATAAGGTAGAAGAATGACTCTTTTAATACACCTTCGTACAAACGTGTTTCCTTTGTACACACATTAAGGTATGGGGTGCCGACTGTAAAAACGttgttatatatataatttagatatattttcaatatttagttaATATCCTTCACATTTAGCTCTTTTTACACATAAATCATTGTAAAGTGAATGAGTAAGTGTTGAAGAAATATTTACtaataaatctaaatgttatatctaaatgttaaatctaatgacatttagatttagatataacatttaacatttagatttagatttaacatttagatttaacatttaacatttagatttagatataacatttagatttaacatttaacatttagatttagatataacatttagatataacatttaacatttagatttagatataacatttagatataacatttaacatttagatttagatttaacatttagatttagatttaacatttagatttaacatttagatttagatataacatttagatataacatttagatttaacatttagatttagatataacatttaacatttagatttagatataacatttagatataacatttaacatttagatttaacatttaacatttagatttaacatctAGATTtcgatataacatttagatataacatttaacatttagatttagatataacatttagatttagatataacatttaacatttagatttaacatttagatttagatataacatttaacatttagatttagatataacatttagatttattataaaatatttcTTCAACACTTAAACTTTACAATGATTTATGTGTAAAACGAGCTAAATGTGAAGGATATtaactaaatattgaaaatatatctAAATTATACATATAACAACGTTTTTACAATCGGCACCCCATATTAAGTAGCCTACATCCAATGTATCTTTTCACCTAATTAACACTGTCCTGAtttgttgtatttaaatgtattattcataAAATATCAACCCTGGTGGTGACCAGCAAAGTAATAAAGTAACCTCACCTCAATTCACAAAAAGGTGCCTTTAAATAAAGGATAAACTGTAGATTTTATTGATGAGGCTTTTCATTTAACTTTTACACTGTTCTGTTTCTTCCTTCCTACTAAACTTAGTATAATAAGAGTTCACGCATCTACATTGCTTGATAACATTGTTTTACAcacatacctttttttttattattacctaaaaaaaaaaaacaggcaacaggaatatgaaaagataaaaaacacaattgtaaatgtagaatatctttattgaaaagtataaaacacTTAAAGATAGTATTTGAAAAGATTAAGACATCACAATATGTTTTACAGTAGGAATACTTTAAAATTAAACTCAGATTTTCTTATAAAGTCAGCATGGATAGTCTTAGAAAACAAGGTGAATAAAACAAAGTCAGTACATTCCAAAAATCACAAGcataaaaaacttttttaaagacagctatatgtaaagtgaaaaaaaggctttatataaaaacataaagatcAAAACACACATCAGTGGAAGTACTTTAAATATAGCTTTGAAACAGGAACGGTCTGTAGTTGAGGGTCTTTATTTCTCAAAAATCTCCAGAAATGTCTTCTACCTTTATTTATGAAAGCAAGAAATGTAACGGATGCCCTTCAAACCATTTACAATAAGCTGGAGAACATCAGCATGTAAGGAGTACACCTGGTTAACTGTGCCAGGTGCAAGGGAttctttaaaatgcatttcttAGACGGTCTAATGCTAGAAAGTGTTGAAGTACAATCCTACACACTGAACTGGTCCCTAAATTTGTCCACAAACATAagaagtcaaaataaaaaataaaatccacaaaCATCAGTAGAAGTAGTAGTGTGTAAAATAATGTCTGTGTCTCACTGAATGCCCCTCGTGTTATTATATAACCTTTCTGGAATGGCCAAATGATACTGAGCGTAACTCTGGTTCTAGTTTTCTACTAAAGTGTTTTAAGTCCGAGGTAGAATATGGTGAAAGCACTTCAACAAGCCACTTCTTCCACAGCTACAAGCCAGCAATCGTCCTGAATGAAGGAACAAATGGAGGAACAGAGACCACATCGCACTCGTGTTTC from the Labrus bergylta chromosome 4, fLabBer1.1, whole genome shotgun sequence genome contains:
- the LOC109996660 gene encoding E3 ubiquitin/ISG15 ligase TRIM25 isoform X2, producing the protein MADTNMVNLEEMLTCPVCRDIFKDPRQLPCGHSLCMSCLESMLDLASNVPFRCPDCRGYFGAVLRIQKSYALSSIAEEFRGNMKRKERKSVYCDFCSEKTTLAKKTCLKCEVSMCDEHAKNHHELPVYIGHPLVSPLCDFLERKCPQHEDKVLKYYCNTSRRYICNMCAFERKQLNQTTEACTVLRRQLTLYMDQNFKIIEEQMKEANELVKTLKKPKVNPAGWPFNIVTGMLLFLWFIVLYYASDYAVENQSLVKALETQQNRVAKLLVDHPMKSHHAETENQGVDLDSASPFLGVSDDLRTAERVKTKLLYPNRTGRFDDAPQVLSARCFSSGTHTWEVEAEGYWDIAVSYKSIQRKNSSAFGNNAESWSLSHDGEGKLFAYHDKEKTLLPATLQSSRIAVSVNIEEGSIRFSAVESTIKHLHEFKAKLTEPVCLGLGLYGIDPPSRASIVKVS
- the LOC109996660 gene encoding E3 ubiquitin/ISG15 ligase TRIM25 isoform X1 encodes the protein MEPFGEEGPTMADTNMVNLEEMLTCPVCRDIFKDPRQLPCGHSLCMSCLESMLDLASNVPFRCPDCRGYFGAVLRIQKSYALSSIAEEFRGNMKRKERKSVYCDFCSEKTTLAKKTCLKCEVSMCDEHAKNHHELPVYIGHPLVSPLCDFLERKCPQHEDKVLKYYCNTSRRYICNMCAFERKQLNQTTEACTVLRRQLTLYMDQNFKIIEEQMKEANELVKTLKKPKVNPAGWPFNIVTGMLLFLWFIVLYYASDYAVENQSLVKALETQQNRVAKLLVDHPMKSHHAETENQGVDLDSASPFLGVSDDLRTAERVKTKLLYPNRTGRFDDAPQVLSARCFSSGTHTWEVEAEGYWDIAVSYKSIQRKNSSAFGNNAESWSLSHDGEGKLFAYHDKEKTLLPATLQSSRIAVSVNIEEGSIRFSAVESTIKHLHEFKAKLTEPVCLGLGLYGIDPPSRASIVKVS
- the LOC109996660 gene encoding E3 ubiquitin-protein ligase Midline-1 isoform X3 → MEPFGEEGPTMADTNMVNLEEMLTCPVCRDIFKDPRQLPCGHSLCMSCLESMLDLASNVPFRCPDCRGYFGAVLRIQKSYALSSIAEEFRGNMKRKERKSVYCDFCSEKTTLAKKTCLKCEVSMCDEHAKNHHELPVYIGHPLVSPLCDFLERKCPQHEDKVLKYYCNTSRRYICNMCAFERKQLNQTTEACTVLRRQLTLYMDQNFKIIEEQMKEANELVKTLKKPKVNPAGWPFNIVTGMLLFLWFIVLYYASDYAVENQSLVKALETQQNRVAKLLVDHPMKSHHAETENQELDASMTPRRSSPPAASPLVLTRGRWRLRDTGTSPCPTRASNARTAAPSETTQSPGAFRTTGKESCSHITTKKRRFSLLPCRAAA